Below is a genomic region from Anaerolineae bacterium.
GAGCAGGCGATGTGGGTGTCGCCGGCGGTGGATAAGGTGGTTGGGTCGGTGTTTCGATAGGCGACTGGAAGGCCTGAGACGCGGGCATTGCGTCTCTCCGCAGCCCTTCGAACATGAGGGCCAAAGCGACAGCCAGCATCCCCAACGCCAGCAAACCTAATAATCCCACTATAGCGTTCGGCACGCGTTTCATTTCGTGCCTCTGCGCTTTTGCACGGCCATCCGCGCACAGACGGCCAGACGTGCGGCGGCCTAACGGCGCCGAGCTCAGCCGACAGCTGCGAAGCGGCTGTCGGCTGCAGCAGCGGGTTAGGCGTATGCTCCAAGTTGCTGATTACCTGTACTTCAAAAACTCTTCTAGGGAAAGTCTAACGTCTTTTCTGCCGTAGCAGAATCGGTGATATATCTCGTCCTTTGTGAAAAGGCACAGTCGTACATCGACCATCTGGATGCCGATACTGCTTGTGCGAGCCTCTTTGGCGCACTTCAACAAAGCCGAGTTTTTCTAAGATGGCCACTACTTCGTGCGGCTTGAGGATGAGATATTTACTTATCGTCAAGCAATCTCCACTATCTGTGTACCGATAAACTGGGTTTCAAGCACGGGTTCACCATCCTCAAGCAACATTTCAATCACCTCGCGGAGGTTTCTTTGTAGTTCATCAAGTGTTTCTGCTTGCGTGTGAGCTCCAGGGAAACCTGGTACATAGCCAACGTACAAACCAGTATCAGGACATTTTTCTACAACTGCTAGGAAACTCCTAATGTCATTCGCCTCCCTTACGATTATACATCGTGACACGCTTCGCGCCCAACGAGTTGCGCTTAAGCCGCGGCGCCGAAGGTGCTGCTGGCTCAAAGCGCAGGTTGGGCCAGCATTATTTCTTTGCAACGCCGGAATGCCTGACGGCTTGGAATACGTTGACCTATTGCCACAAAGTGTGCCAAACCACCAAGACGAGCCCCGGCCGCCCATTCCGCTCACGTCCTGCGGCCAGATGCCGCTCCCTTCGGCCCGATTCCCGCCAGAGGCTCCCCGCGCTCCCTGCTCGTGCCCTTCAGGGAAACCGCCGCGCTCCCTTCCAGCCAGAGGCCGCCCTTTCCGCCCGCTCAGACCAGAGAGAT
It encodes:
- a CDS encoding type II toxin-antitoxin system HicB family antitoxin, translated to MRSFLAVVEKCPDTGLYVGYVPGFPGAHTQAETLDELQRNLREVIEMLLEDGEPVLETQFIGTQIVEIA